The Cucumis melo cultivar AY chromosome 6, USDA_Cmelo_AY_1.0, whole genome shotgun sequence genome includes a region encoding these proteins:
- the LOC103500133 gene encoding protein OPI10 homolog, with amino-acid sequence MFGVVFPNRSFPMDISAFSQIDTFHWVLDMNTFVGEAYDQIREMCIFLLNNFTLPPDKALAVYIQSPGSPFLFCGAVTLARPSAVLSLPWPEPGGQMQLMPPDSAPLSAKIGVSVQDLASLQSLDVTAEKRIERLALKVGENLFNFMQSFCGVDGSKLIVPMDILDRWFKKFQEKAKRDPEYLKGFVL; translated from the exons ATGTTCGGCGTCGTCTTTCCCAATCGAAGCTTTCCGATGGACATTTCAGCTTTCTCTCAAATCGACACTTTCCATTGGGTTCTCGACATGAACACATTCGTCG GTGAAGCTTACGATCAGATTCGTGAAATGTGCATTTTCTTATTGAATAATTTCACTCTTCCGCCCGATAAAGCTCTGGCTGTCTATATTCAATCCCCTGGATCTCCGTTTCTCTTCTGTGGTGCTGTAACCCTAGCCAGACCCTCGGCAGTGCTATCTCTTCCATGGCCGGAGCCGGGTGGTCAGATGCAGCTTATGCCACCCGATTCGGCTCCTCTCTCTGCTAAAATTGGAGTCTCCGTCCAGGATTTGGCTTCCTTGCAGTCGCTTGATGTGACGGCGGAAAAGCGGATTGAGCGTCTGGCTCTAAAAGTTGGTGAGAATCTGTTCAATTTCATGCAATCTTTCTGCGGTGTTGATGGTTCAAAGTTGATTGTGCCAATGGATATCTTGGATAGATGGTTCAAAAAGTTTCAGGAGAAAGCCAAGCGTGATCCTGAATACTTGAAAGGCTTCGTTTTGTAA
- the LOC127149734 gene encoding uncharacterized protein LOC127149734 yields MANTVLRHLPKKIPPCRGARRGGRGDRGAGRTQPEEQPVVQAANPIAAVTQADLVAMEKRYQDMLRDALALFHAAQQTSTASPLDPVEPQPVPDQLSAEAKHLKDFSKYNPKMFDGSMDNPIKAQMWLTSTKTIFWYMKCPDDQKVQCAVFFLEDRGTAWWETTERMLGGDVSKITWEQFKESFYAKFFSTNLRYAKQQKFLNLEQGNKIIEQYDIEFDMLSRFAPDVVRDEATRTEKFVRGLRLDLHGFVQAFRPTTHVDALRLAVDMSMHEKANLSKTAGRRSTQGQKRKIELQHTIAPKRNLSSGGLFQQHRQELVAAGKTLRELPACRSCGRSHGGRCLAGSEGRVFATTRQEAEQAGTVVTGEVMLYKDKIKACQVEIVNHVLDVTLLVLDMQDYDVILGMDWLSANHTSIDCSCKEVVFNLHSAASFKFKGAETVVLPKVISAMKASKLLSQELPLSREIDFAIELEPDTTPISSAHYRMKKDGLMRLCIDYRELNKVTVKNHYPLPRIDDLYGHYEFIVMSFGLTNAPSVFMDLMNMVLETLQANKLYAKFSKCEFLLKKVSFLGHVLSSEGVSVDPTKIEAVTSWPRLSTVSEVRSFLGLVGYYRSFQELKKKLVTAPLLTVPDGSGSFVVYSDASKKGLGCVLIQQVKANMVADALSRKVSHSAMLITKQAPLLRDFERVEIAISVGEVTSQLAQLSVQLTLRQRIIVEQLNDLYLVEKRCLVEAGQDEKFFISSDGGLMHETHLCVLVDSAVKTKLLTEAHSSPFSMHSSSTKMYQDLKRVY; encoded by the exons atggctaatacggtccttcgtcacttaCCAA AAAAAATACCACCATGTAGAGGTGCACGTAGAGGTGGTAGGGGAGACAGAGGAGCTGGACGTACCCAGCCTGAAGAGCAACCTGTCGTACAAGCTGCCAACCCTATTGCAGCCGTCACTCAGGCAGATCTCGTTGCCATGGAGAAGAGGTACCAGGATATGTTGAGAGATGCTTTAGCACTGTTTCATGCTGCCCAGCAGACCTCAACTGCCTCTCCTCTGGACCCAGTGGAACCTCAGCCCGTGCCAGACCAATTGTCAGCAGAGGCCAAGCATCTGAAAGACTTTAGTAAGTACAATCCTAAGATGTTTGATGGGTCCATGGATAACCCCATCAAGGCCCAGATGTGGTTGACTTCTACAAAGACCATTTTTTGGTACATGAAGTGTCCTGATGACCAGAAGGTTCAGTGCGCAGTTTTCTTCTTGGAAGATAGAGGTACTGCTTGGTGGGAGACTACTGAGAGGATGCTGGGTGGTgatgtcagcaagataacctgggagcagttcaaggagagcttctatgcTAAATTCTTCTCTACCAACCTGAGGTATGCTAAGCAGCAAAAGTTCCTGAACTTGGAGCAAGGTAACAAGATTATAGAGCAGTATGACATAGAGTTCGATATGCTATCCCGTTTTGCTCCCGACGTAGTGAGGGATGAGGCTACCAGGACTGAGAAGTTTgttagaggtctcagactagaTCTCCATGGTTTTGTTCAAGCCTTCAGGCCAACCACCCATGTTGATGCACTGCGTCTGGCAGTGGATATGAGTATGCACGAGAAAGCTAATCTGTCCAAGACTGCAGGAAGAAGGTCAACCCAAGGTCAGAAGAGGAAGATTGAGTTGCAGCATACTATAGCACCAAAGAGGAACCTGAGCTCAGGAGGTCTTTTCCAGCAACATCGCCAGGAGCTTGTTGCTGCAGGAAAgactttgagagagctacctgCTTGTCGTAGCTGTGGGAGATctcatggaggtcgttgcttggcagGAAGTGAA ggaagagtttttgccactactcgTCAGGAGGCCGAACAAGCTGGTACCGTGGTGACAG GAGAAGTTATGTTGTATAAAGATAAGATAAAGGCATGTCAAGTAGAGATAGTAAACCATGTGTTAGATGTAACTTTGCTAGTTTTAGACATGCAAGATTATGATGTAattctaggcatggattggttgtctgCTAACCATACAAGTATAGATTGTTCTTGCAAAGAGGTAGTTTTTAACCTTCATTCAGCGGCTAGTTTCAAGTTTAAGGGGGCAGAAACTGTGGTCCTACCCAAAGTCATCTCAGCTATGAAAGCCAGTAagctactcagccagg AACTTCCACTTTCTAGGGAGATCGATTTTGCTATTGAGCTAGAGCCAGACACTACTCCAATATCTAGTGCTCATTACAGAATG aagaaggatggattgaTGCGTCTTTGCATCGATTACAGAGAGCTGAATAAGGTGACAGTGAAAAACCACTATCcattgcccaggattgatgactt ATATGGACATTACGAGTTTATTGTAATGTCTTTTGGCTTGACCAATGCTCCTtcagtattcatggatctgatgaacatG gttttggagactcttcaaGCCAATAAGCTATACGCTAAGTTTTCTAAGTGTGAGTTCTTGTTGAAGAAGGTGTCTTTTCTTGGCCATGTGTtatccagtgagggagtttcggTAGACCCGACGAAGATTGAAGCTGTTACTAGTTGGCCTCGACTATCTACAGTCAGCGAAGTTCGTAGTTTCTTGGGTTTAGTAGGTTATTATCGAAG TTTCCAGGAGCTTAAAAAGAAGCTTGTAACTGCGCCACTCCTTACAGTGCCAGATGGGTCTGGAAGTTTTGTGGTCTACAGTGACGCCTCTAAGAAAggactgggttgtgttttgatacagcaag TTAAGGCAAATATGGTAGCTGATGCgcttagtaggaaggtgtcgCATTCAGCAATgcttatcaccaagcaagctccTTTGCTTAGAGACTTTGAGAGAGTTGAGATTGCAATTTCAGTAGGAGAAGTTActtcacagttggctcagttgtcagtacaGCTAACCTTGAGGCAGAGGATTATTGTTGAGCAGCTAAATGATCtatatttggttgagaagcgttgCCTGGTAGAAGCAGGGCAGGATGAGAAGTTTttcatatcctctgatggtggacttatGCATGAGACGCATTTGTGCGTTCTAGTAGACAGTGCAGTCAAGACtaagcttttgactgaggcccaTAGCTCCCCATTCTCTATGCATTCTAgcagtacgaagatgtaccaggacttgaaGCGAGTCTACTAG